A single window of Cryptococcus tetragattii IND107 chromosome 4 map unlocalized Ctg04, whole genome shotgun sequence DNA harbors:
- a CDS encoding 60S ribosomal protein uL16, protein MGRRPARCYRYCKNKPYPKSRYNRGVPDPKIRIYDLGRKKASVDDFPFCCHLVSDEYEQLSSEALEAARICANKYIVKNAGKEAFHMRVRVHPFHVIRINKMLSCAGADRLQQGMRGAWGKPYGSVARVNIGQVIMSIRCRDSNKAIIMEALRRARYKFPGRQKIIVSKKWGFTPLDRAEYEALKANKQVINDGAYVQFLKPKGPLLQNLRTAERA, encoded by the exons ATGGGTCGTCGTCCCGCTCGTTGCTACCGATACTGCAAGAACAAGCC TTACCCCAAGTCGAGGTACAACCGTGGTGTCCCCGACCCCAAGATCAGGATCTACGATCTTGGTCGAAAGAAGGCTTCTGTTGACGACTTCCCCTTCTGTTGCCACCTTGTTTCCGACGAGTACGAACAGCTTTCCTCCGAAGCTCTCGAAGCCGCCCGTATCTGTGCCAACAAGTACATTGTCAAGAACGCCGGTAAGGAGGCCTTCCACATGCGTGTCAGGGTCCACCCCTTCCACGTTATCAGGATCAACAAGATGTTGTCCTGTGCCGGTGCGGATAGGTTGCAACAGGGTATGCGAGGTGCTTGGGGTAAGCCTTACGGCTCCGTCGCCCGTGTCAACAT TGGTCAGGTCATCATGTCCATCCGATGCCGAGACAGCAACAAGGCCATCATCATGGAGGCCCTCCGACGTGCCCGATACAAGTTCCCTGGACGACAGAAGATCATCGTTTCCAAGAAGTGGGGTTTCACTCCTCTCGACCGTGCCGAGTACGAGGCCCTCAAGGCCAACAAGCAGGTCATCAACGACGGTGCCTACGTTCAG TTCCTCAAGCCCAAGGGTCCCCTCCTCCAGAACCTCAGGACTGCGGAGCGTGCTTAA